From the genome of Streptomyces ficellus:
AGCGGCAGAGGTCGACATGCAGGCGCGCCACGAGCGGGATGCCCATGGCGTCGTCTTGGAGGCGCACTGCTGTCGTCACGTCGAACACGTTAACACTTGAACTTTGAGGACCTCAAAGCACTTCTTTGGGACGCGGGCCCGGGTGCGGGCACGGTCAGGGGCCCGGGAACGCCAACACCCCCGTGCGAAGCGCGGCTTCGGCACGGGGGTGCGGGAAAGGCGGGTGGGACGGGCGTGAGCCACGTCACTGCGTGACGCTGTCCTCGCGGGTCCGGTTCGCCTCCAGGCGGGCCTTCGCGGTGTCGACCTTGTCGACGATCTGCGCGGACATCGCGTCACGCTGCTTGCGCAGCAGGACGAAGCTGAGCGGCGCCGAGATCACGATGGACAGCAGCAGCACCCACAGGAGGTTGGAGTCACCGAGGCCGCGCGGCAGCGCGCCGACGTACACCAGGCCCCACAGGACGAGGAAGCACCCGGCGAAGACGCCGAGACGCATGAGGGTGTACCGGATCGTGGCGCTCGTGCTGGCAGCAGCGGACACGGCGGGGCCTTCTTCCTTCGTATTCCTTCGTACGGCGTTCCTGCCTGACTAGTGAAGCACGTGACGAATCGATCAATTCAGGGGGTGAGGGGGAGGTACATGATGATGTCGTCGCGGTCGTCCCCGTCCGCCACCCGGATCGCGTCCGGGACCCGCCCGACCTCCTTGTAGCCGCACGAGGCGTAGAACCGGTCGACACCGGTGCCGCCCCGGCAGGTCAGCCTGATCGCGTCGATGCCGTCGAGGCCGCGTACCGCCGCCTCCGTCGCGGCCATGAGGTCGCGCCCGTACCCCTTGCCCTGGTGACGCGGGTGCACCATCACCGTGTACAGCCACACCCAGTGCGTCATCAGGCGGTGCGTGTTGTGCGCGATGAACGCCGTCGCCGCGACGGCGCCGTCCTCGTCCCGGCCGACGAGCAGCCGGGTGCGCCCCTCGGCCATGGCCGTGAGATGCCCGACCCACTCGGGGCGGATGTCGTCGGGGGTGACGGGCGGAACGAAGCCGACGGAGCCGCCCGCGTTGGAGACGTCCGTCCACAGGGCGAGGACGCCGTCCCGGAGGGTGGGGTCGACCGGCGGGTCCAGTTCGAAGGTCAGCGGCATGCGTACGACGATAAACGGCGCGGCGCGGGGCCCGTGCGGCCGTCCGCGGGCCGGCCACCGGACGCCCGGTGACCGGCCCGGAGCGCGCCCCGGCGCGGCCGGCGCGACGGGTCAGACGCGCATCGGCTGGGGCGTCTCGCGGCGGCCCTCGTCCGGGCCCGGGTACTCGCGGATGATCTCGTAGCGCGTGTTGCGCTCCACCGGGCGGAAGCCGGCGTCGCGGATCAGCTCCAGCAGGTCCTCGCGGCCCAGCTTGTTGGGGGTGCCGTAGTTGTCGGCGTCGTGCGTGATCTTGTACTCGACGACCGAGCCGTCCATGTCGTCCGCGCCGTGCTGGAGCGCGAGCTGGGCGGTCTGGACGCCGTGCATGACCCAGAAGACCTTGACGTGCGGAACGTTGTCGAAGAGCAGCCGCGAGACGGCGAAGGTCTTGAGCGCCTCGGCGCCGGTCGCCATCGTGGTCCGCGCCTGGAGCCGGTTGCGGATCTTGCCGTCCTGCATGTCCACGAAGTCGTGCTGGTAGCGCAGCGGGATGAAGACCTGGAAGCCGCCGGTCTCGTCCTGGAGCTCCCGCAGCCGCAGCACGTGGTCCACCCGGTGCCGGGGCTCCTCGATGTGCCCGTACAGCATCGTGCACGGGGTCTTGAGGCCCTTCTCGTGCGCGAGGCGGTGGATCCGGGACCAGTCCTCCCAGTGGGTGCGGTGGTCCACGATGTGCTGGCGGACCTCCCAGTCGAAGATCTCCGCGCCGCCGCCGGTGAGGGACTCCAGGCCGGCCTCGATCAGCTCGTCGAGGATGTCGGACGCCGACATCCCGGAGATGGTCTCGAAGTGGTGGATCTCGGTGGCGGTGAAGGCCTTCAGGGAGACGTTCGGCAGCGCCTTCTTCAGCTCGCTGAGCGAGCGCGGGTAGTAGCGCCACGGCAGGTTGGGGTGGAGCCCGTTGACGATGTGCAGCTCGGTGAGGTTGTCGTTCTCCATCGCCTTGGCGAGGCGGACGGCCTCCTCGATGCGCATGGTGTACGCGTCCTTCTCGCCCGGCTTGCGCTGGAACGAGCAGTACGCGCACGACGCGGTGCACACGTTGGTCATGTTGAGGTGCCGGTTGACGTTGAAGTGGACGACGTCACCGTTCTTGCGCGTACGCACCTCGTGGGCGAGGCCGCCGAGCCAGGCCAGGTCGTCCGACTCGTAGAGGGCGATGCCGTCCTCGCGGGTCAGCCGCTCCCCGGACCGGACCTTCTCCTCGAGCTCGCGCTTGAGCCCCGCGTCCATAGCAGGCCGCCTCCCATACGTGCGTCAATCGGGCTCCACCACCGTACTCCCCCGCATTCGGGGGGCGGCGTCAGCCCTCCTCCGGCAGGTCGCCGACCCGGTTCTCCCACTTGGTCGACAGCACGATGGTCGTCCGCGTCCGGGAGACGCCCTTGGTGCCGGACAGCCGGCGGATGGTCTTCTCCAGGCCGTCCACGTCGCTGGCGCGCACCTTGAGCATGAAGGAGTCGTCGCCGGCGATGAACCAGCAGTCCTCGATCTCGGCGAGGTCCTTGAGCCGGCGGGCCACGTCCTCGTGGTCGGCGGCGTCCGAGAGGGAGATGCCGATCAGCGCCGTGACGCCGAGGCCGAGGGAGGCGGAGTCCACCGTGGCGCGGTAGCCGGTGATGACGCCCGCCGCCTCCAGGCGGTTGATCCGGTCGGTGACGGAGGGCCCGGAGAGCCCGACGAGCCGGCCGAGCTCGGCGTACGAGGCCCGGCCGTTCTCACGAAGG
Proteins encoded in this window:
- a CDS encoding DUF4229 domain-containing protein, with amino-acid sequence MRLGVFAGCFLVLWGLVYVGALPRGLGDSNLLWVLLLSIVISAPLSFVLLRKQRDAMSAQIVDKVDTAKARLEANRTREDSVTQ
- a CDS encoding GNAT family N-acetyltransferase, producing MPLTFELDPPVDPTLRDGVLALWTDVSNAGGSVGFVPPVTPDDIRPEWVGHLTAMAEGRTRLLVGRDEDGAVAATAFIAHNTHRLMTHWVWLYTVMVHPRHQGKGYGRDLMAATEAAVRGLDGIDAIRLTCRGGTGVDRFYASCGYKEVGRVPDAIRVADGDDRDDIIMYLPLTP
- the mqnE gene encoding aminofutalosine synthase MqnE — its product is MDAGLKRELEEKVRSGERLTREDGIALYESDDLAWLGGLAHEVRTRKNGDVVHFNVNRHLNMTNVCTASCAYCSFQRKPGEKDAYTMRIEEAVRLAKAMENDNLTELHIVNGLHPNLPWRYYPRSLSELKKALPNVSLKAFTATEIHHFETISGMSASDILDELIEAGLESLTGGGAEIFDWEVRQHIVDHRTHWEDWSRIHRLAHEKGLKTPCTMLYGHIEEPRHRVDHVLRLRELQDETGGFQVFIPLRYQHDFVDMQDGKIRNRLQARTTMATGAEALKTFAVSRLLFDNVPHVKVFWVMHGVQTAQLALQHGADDMDGSVVEYKITHDADNYGTPNKLGREDLLELIRDAGFRPVERNTRYEIIREYPGPDEGRRETPQPMRV
- a CDS encoding Lrp/AsnC family transcriptional regulator; its protein translation is MDAVDRQLIQALRENGRASYAELGRLVGLSGPSVTDRINRLEAAGVITGYRATVDSASLGLGVTALIGISLSDAADHEDVARRLKDLAEIEDCWFIAGDDSFMLKVRASDVDGLEKTIRRLSGTKGVSRTRTTIVLSTKWENRVGDLPEEG